In the Streptomyces sp. 3214.6 genome, CGGATCAGACGACGCCGTTCCGGATCGTCTTCGGCCATCGCCACATAGGTGTCGTACGGGGGAAGGCGAGGACGGGGTGGCGGTTCGTAGAAGACGTACGCGAACCAGTCCTCCTTGGTACGCGGTTCGGCCAGACCGGGATGGGTGCTGTCGGAGTCCTTCGGCGGCAGGGCCATCACAGTGTGTCGTCCTCCTCTGGACGGCCGCCCCACACCTCGTACGCCGGCAGAGTGTCGAAGTCGATCGTGGCCTCTCCTTCGTCGTCCGCGGGCAGCGGTGGCACGGCCCGCAGGTGGGAATCCTTGACCGATGCCTCGGCGGCGGAATCGACAAGGTCGGTGCGAGCTTTGTCCCGCGCCGCCGCCCTGGCTCGCTCGGCGTCCCGGGCCCGCGCCCGGCGGGAGCGTGCGGTGGACGCCTCGGCGGCGTCCGTGCGGTTCTGCAAGTCCAGCAACGCGTCCAACACGGCCTCTTGATCCTCTGGATTGCGCCCTCGTTCGCGCAATTCCTGCTTGACCTGGCGCAGCGTGATGTCCGTGAACGGCTCCAGCCCGGTCAGGGCATGCGTCCAGCGCAGAGTGTGCCAGTCGCCGGTGTAGGGGTCGTGGAGGTAGACCTGTGTCATGTCCCGCGGGTCGTAGCGGACCGGCCAGGCGCCCGTGGCGTGTGCGTAGGGGGACTTGGCACCGTTGTACGTGCCCGTGATGGGCGCGCTGTAGTGCAGGTAGTCCTTCTGGATGCGGCGGTCGTGAATCCCGCACCAGTGGATCGGCAGCAGCTCCAGGAACAGGTTCGGATCGCGTGGGGCAGCGATGTAGCCGCAGCGGTGCACCGCCAGCCGGTAAGCGTCGTTGGGTGACAGGCTGATCTCCGGGAATCCCGGCAGCACCAGCCCTTTGTGCTGGCGCCGCTGGTAGACCGCTTTACCGACCGCAGGAGCTCGTGAACCGGCTCTGAACTGCGGCGATTCATAGACTACATGTTCGTGACGATGGGATGGGGTCCTCGCTGTAACTCGACCCTGCGGACCTCGACCCCGGACTGTTGTTGATCACTCCGGGCCAGATATTCGCTGTGTCCGGGGGCCGGGTGTTCGTAGGGTCCGTGCATGACGGACGAGAGTGAGCGGGCAGTGCAAGCGGCCATTGATGGGGAGTTGCGGCTTCTGGATCCTGAGGTGCGTGCTTCTCCAGCCCTCGTTTTGGAGCTTCTGGATCCGGAGTTCACCGAGATCGGAGCGTCTGGTCGCTGGTGGGACGTGGAGTCGATCCTCACGGTGACGAGTGGGGGAACAGTGTCCTCGGAGTCGCCGGTCAAGGTCAGCAAGATGTCCGGGACCGTCCTGGCTCCGGGGATCGTTCACCTGACGTACTTCGCCGACAACCAGGAGCGCCGGGCATGGCGGAGCTCCTTGTGGCGCCTGACCGAGACGGGCTGGCGCCTGTACTTTCACCAAGGCACTTTGGCCAGTTGAAGGATGTCTGCCCCGCCGTCGGCGAGGGCGGCAGGAGCACATCTGTCCTCCCACCGAAAGGCCGCAGGTGGGGCCAAACACTCACTTCCGGAATCAGTGGGATGGCCCGTCCACCGGGACGGTGGACGGGCCATGAGATGCCGGCGGGATGTGATCAGGCTGGTGGTTCCGGCCCGGTGAGGCGGGCTTCGAGGTCGGCGACCCGTCGGTCCTGGAAGCGGAG is a window encoding:
- a CDS encoding nuclear transport factor 2 family protein, giving the protein MTDESERAVQAAIDGELRLLDPEVRASPALVLELLDPEFTEIGASGRWWDVESILTVTSGGTVSSESPVKVSKMSGTVLAPGIVHLTYFADNQERRAWRSSLWRLTETGWRLYFHQGTLAS